Below is a genomic region from Doryrhamphus excisus isolate RoL2022-K1 chromosome 16, RoL_Dexc_1.0, whole genome shotgun sequence.
ACTAAACAGACCAGGTAGGTGTAGACTTTCGATACGTGGTTCATGTTTGAACcgacgttgttgttgttttgtttttttttttttaacattttttgacaaatttacattttaaatctgTTTTGAAGGTCAGTCGATTTTGAATCAGCATGGTGGAACGCAAATAATCTATCTACTGTGGATAATCTTTGGGTGTTGACTCTCAAGTCTGCTATCCCGTACCTGGATAACCAACATTGGGATCAAGTTCCTGATCTTCCTCCGCCATCTTCAGCAGTATGTACTGTTTTCAGTTGCTAATATCTAATAAAGGAACATTGtgtcaaacacaaaacaaatatgcaaatagaaggggaaaatatgtttttgcagTGCATAAATACCTTCAAGTACAACACAgtatttttactgtatatgtattctGTTAAAATGCTCTTCGGTTGGACTGAATTTCCTGTCATTTTAGGGAACCTCATCTCCCCAGTTAGTGGAGCATCACTGGTGTGACTTCAGTGCCGAGGTTCCTCCCTTCCCTCAATCACGTCCACCTCCGGCATCTCAAAGTCCAGACCCTCTCCATCCCAACACTCCCCAACCGACCAAACCCGGAACAGACACTGCTGACTCATCATTTTCCTCTCTCATTTGTCAAGTGCAAGAGCATCAAGCTTCTGTACACACTGGCTCCAAAAAAGATGATCCATCTCCTACATTAGCTGTTTCCTCAAGTGCCAGAGAAGAGGagggaagaaaagaagaagagaaaacgGAGACACGTGTCAACTTCTTAGGCAGTCACCCCCTGGGGAAGGAAGAAGAAATCAGCGAGGAGATGATGGGGACTGAAGAGGATGTGGAAGTGAAGCATGGTGACACAAAAAGTGGAGCGATGGCAGAAGAGAAGCTGAATAGCTGCCCTATGTGCCTGCAGGTGTTCCCTGTTGGGTGAGTATAACCGAGTTTATACTTGCACTCATTTTGTCACCGCAATTTAGCGTACCGATGAGTAACTTTGGGTTCTCAATGCTGactttaagtcaggggtctcaaactcaatttacctggggggccaatggagctggggtctgggcaaggctgggccgcatcaggttttccaaaaaaataaaaacggaaaaatatacaaactttttcagtgctttggttccgattttctacaagaaaagctctgataaaacattccactgttctcaaatatcttactttttatttttctgcacaaaataagatcaaaaataaataaacaaatcaagaataaagaaaatcaatcaatcagtaataaataaatataataataataataaaaactgaagaaaccacatatagttgatgggtagacaaattattttttttcagattaaaatgaacaaagcattattagagccctgtagacatgacaaaacacgactatagtcacatttatactatttttatttacaacatattgcgcaactgcagggtcttgagatacatgctaactcgcaaactagagagctagcgacctaaatggtagccttcaagttatttcctttaaacttaaatagccaaaaacttaccacttccacacggatagggaggataacaattaacagttatttaacctttaacatgaacattaatcaaacgtaataatttttttctgggtacatgattccatacagcatccatatcaaactaacattaaactttcatattaaggcgggggcctcaaactagtgccgcgtgtttgagacccctgctttaagtaCTGTGCTCGGTTATTTCTACTGATTGTTTTCCTGGTTCCTGTTTCTATTCAGCTTCTCCCAGATGGACTGCGATGGCCACCTCGCTCAGTGTCTGTCAGAAATGAACATGGACATGACCTGGTGACCTCCAAGAAGCCCACATGAGCACATTGCACTGTGCACCAAACTAAAGAGATTTTCTGTGTGgaagatgcattaaaaaaaaaactacagtcaGTCAAAGCATCACCCGTTTTGTTTTCAACAAAACAGACGCAAACAGTTGACAGAAAACCAGTAtcgtttttaattattacacatatttacaaagatgCTGTGAAGCAAAATAACATCTATCCAACCAGCATTGACTCCAAACAAATTTGTCaacattaaaaagtattttttgtaaaataaggGGTGCCTTCTTTAGGTACCTTGGTTAGTGCTTCAGTGACCCAAACATCCATTATTGGTCCCTCAATAAACTGATGGGAATAAATGAGATCATGATACAGGAAGATTGCTTGAATGTCTACATTTGCAGCTATTTcaagttcatgtgtgtgtgtgtgtgtgtgttcagtgtcGTTATAACTGCTTCATTATCTCTGCTCACTCTTCCTCGCTCCACGTCAGGGCCTGCAGCTAAATGAAAACTTTGACACCGGATCAGCTAATTAATCCTGTTATGTAGTTATCAAAATAATCATGTGTCAAATCTCATTAAATAATTATCAGCCAAGTGCGAACATTTCCGTGTaagcatgtcaaaaaaaaaaaaaaattcaaaagggATGAGACCGGTTGATATTCACAGATGGGTTTGATTTTTATGGACATTTCACATCTTGCTCTCCCATTCTGTTAGTTTTGGACTACAGGAGGTTGTCGATTAGGCAATTAAAAAGGTGCTATTAAAAAGGTGCTAATAGTGTAGGTCAAGAGTCCCAAgatttatcattaaaaaaaaaaaacatacaaatgacAGCAAATGTCATAACAAGCCAGTACTCCACGTATTGGATGCATTTGAGTGGAACCAAGGCAGTGATTGACCGGCTGAATCCTTCAAATATGACCTTCATCACCAAAACATGAGAATTCCTTCAGTTATTTCCATGTTATTTTGGCATATAACCAGACTCAAGTAggaatgaagtaaaataaatggaaaaacggGGATTCAATCAAAAGGTACAGTGAGGCACGTCGAGCCACTAGTATGATATTTACAGCCGGGTACAGATGGTCCTGCAGTGACAGCTCAAGTGGAAGGATTTGACCGCGGTGAGCAGGCCTGTTCACAATGCGGGGGCCCCAACTGGATGCTTTAGTTGTTATCAATTACAGGTGCTCCTCGTCCTACGACATCCCGTGGTCCTGAACGCACTCCCATGAATTAATAGCGTATACCAAAAGATATATAGCGTGGACGGAGAACACCATTTTAGTTCACTTTttaacttttaccttcattatGTCTTTCAAGCCTGGGGCAGAATTTTCTGGTTGCGGCGCataaaagaaagtgaaagtgaaaaataacatcagaaaGATGGAATCTTTGTgtaaggatctgctcctatgaaatggacagtgataactaagctgtgtagtggttattattattattattagtttttctgTTTACGGTGTGAGTGACATACGACTTACTTACTGTAACAGACTAAAAACGGAACTATTTTGTAACCCGAGCACCACCtgtgcagtggaacctccaaagtgaAATGCCCCTGAGGTCGCACAACTTAATCTCATGACGTTGTGAATTATCAGCATAAGCGCAgttagcatgaaaaaaaaacataaaacatattttcttcCAAAAGGACCAGCCTCAGCAAACAGACCCGGGGTTATTTTTATGTCATCTCTCTCTAAATTGCGGTTCGAACATCCCTCCCTCATTCTATCATGATTTTGGAGTTGATTATGACCCTTTTTTAGTCCAAAAACATTGAAAGAGaagttatatttaatattttggccACTCGatgtcagtaatgacacaaaacattgatgagacattaccatcagccatggcatgtccatccatccattttctataccgcttatcccatgctggagcctatcccagctaagaggcgggggtacaccctggactgtttggttgccagccaatcacagggcacatatagacaaacaaccattcacactcacattcatacctatggacaatttggagtcgctaattaacctagcatgtttttggaatgtgggaggaaaccggagtactccggcatgtccaacatgattaagttgggggaaaaaaagctcttctcccattttgtgtggaagtggtaagtttttggcttcttccttCGACCCTCTTACACACTTTTGTTTGAAActcttcttaagtttagaactGGAGGCTAATTAGTTAGCTCAGAAACTGTctcatgtccctgcagtgattccATAGTctgcataaaggtgactataggggtgttatttcatatctaaaggactctaataatggtaaatgtATTCAGAATGTCATAAAGAGGTAATCTATGGTCTATtgaggaaaatattcaatttgctATTATTGAATCCCACttatcactgtgataaatgaagcaGAACCACAAACATTTTGTTCGAGTCCCTCAAACAACCAGCGATGTCTGCAACATTTGCAAAGCGTGAAAAAAAGCCCATTGGATGgcaaaatgtcattcattcttCTAACATCCCAcactacaaaataagaaataaaagtaTGCATGATTTGTGCTGATATCGTATCGATATCTGTATCGGCCACTAATCAAGAGTGGAATATCGGTATCGTATCGGAAAAGAAAGCGTTGCATTGCGACACCCTTATTTTTGAGTTTATTTGAACAAGTATAGCTCAGATTTTCGTACCTACTCCATTACTTGGCTGCTGAAAAAAACGTATCAATGAAAAGCAAATATTGATATCAATTTCTGCATTTCAGTCCATTTTTAGCTGAAAACTAAATGATTTCAATCACTGTTTTGGaccttagaggttccactgtacttttaCCAAAGTGGATAAAACGGCCGTTACGACGTCAACTCAATGTGGTAATCAAACCCTTCCATCATCATTACACTTCATGAGTGTGCTGAGCGGTAAAAGTAATAATCTTGTACACATAAATGactttttgcatatttgtatcACATCATCCTACAGTAGCTGATAAAAGGAAGTTAGGCCCCCCAATGCAACGCACACTTAGAATGATTTGTTCGTCAATGGCACAATCATTGATGTAATATTCACTAATCAACACCAGAGGATCACATTTGTTAAAAGACATTACTGATGTCGGGTTAAATCGGAACGCCGCTTCTGTGCTTCTGAATGACTTTCACTCAGTCCACTGTGCTCCAAAAAAAGAGAACTTCTGCAAGATCTGGACCAACCCCGGCAGAGTTTGGACACGTTTGTGGGCGACCAAACGTCGACTTAAGTGCAATCAGAGACATGGTACTTTTGTTACATGTGTTCTGTGAGgcactttttaaattaaaaataataaaaaaataaataaataaaacaaaacctcTCGATTcaagaaagtttgttttggataaaaatgggccacttgaatcgttaaaaaaaaaaggcatcaaatttgaatggatGACCTGCAATAATCTTACATTCTCATTTTTTAACGTGAGACCCTCGTCGCTTTTATCGAAcacgataaaaaaaataataacaaagaaaGCAACAGGAAGTGTATGTGAAATTTCAAGTGTGATGGCATGGAGGGATGTCAGGCACGGAACGAGCCAGCTCTCTTGTCATGTTACCAAGCATTGGACCAGAATGAACATTCTGTGGGTTGAAAACAATGAAACAGacaaaaggataaaaaaaaaaaaaaaaagtcacaacgACAAATCCACAGAGGGAACGTTCTTCTTGTGGAGTGGTCGCTTCTAGCTTCTAGCAAATACCAAGAAAGCAAGAAATTTGGCATCCCAGTAGTGCTGAAGAAACATTTCCCACTGTAATGTCTGCTTTGTTGACACGGTCCAGAGTGGAGACTTCATCCTCAAGTCTTTGACTCCTTTTCTCCGACTTCCAGCCGTGCCTTCTTGAGAGGCTTTTGGCTAAGCTTGGGCGGACTGGAGAATGAGCGAAAAATACGGAACGCCTCGTCGTCTCCTTCATACAGACTCTTCCGTGGACAGAAGCAGGGGGTTGATGTATTCAAATCCCTCAAACTCCGACTGGTCTATTCTCTTGATGACGCTCCTGAAGTGGGAGAAAAAGGAGGTGTTAATCACATGGCGACAAATCCTAATTAGCAGGTTACTTCCTGGTTGATGGATGGCCATTAGggtgcataaaaaaaacacaattattgaattttgatatggctgggtactaaaagtgttccaatatatgtagaaacaacacatacaaaatattttttcaatacatgattatttagggggcggcacggtagtcgagtggttagcgtgcagacctcacagctaggagaccagggttcaatcccaccctcggccatctctgtgtggagtttgcatgttctccctgtgcatgcgtgggtttttctaccgcttatcctcacaagggtcgtgggggtgctggagcctatcccagctgtctttgggcgagaggcagggtacaccctggactggtcgccagccaatcacagggcacatatagacaaacaaccattcacactcacattcatacctatggacaatttggagttgctaattaacctagcatgtttttggaatgtgggaggaaaccggagtcatcCGGTATGTCCAACATTATTAAGTTGGAAGAAACAGCTCTTCtcacattttgtgtggaagtggtaagtttttggcttcttccgTCGACCCTCTTCCACACTTTTGCTTGAAAcccttcttaagtttagaactggaggctaactagttagctcataAGCTGTctcatgtccctgcagtgattccATAGTctgcataaaggtgactataggggtgttatttcatatctacaggactctaataagtcgctaattaacctagcatttttttttggaatgtgggaggcatccccggagaaaacccacgcatgcacggggagaacatgcaaactccgagggtggaattgaacccgggtctcctcgctgcgagtcctgtgcgctaaccacttttaccACAATTAATCAGTAAAAAACCCCAAAATCCAAACTTCTCTTGCCTTGTGTTTTGCGCCTGGCAGAAGTAACAATGAAAGTACATCTCGTAGAAGTTTTCTTTCATCCACATCAGGACAGTACAACATGCTTGTGGGAGCAGGTGAGATGCAACTGCTGGCTGTGTTTTAAAGATACTTGCCATAAAACTAGCTAGGGATGTTGTGTGTGTACACGGGTAGAGCTATAGGAAGTTTTCCTGGAGGGGTCTCAAGTGTTGACTGGTTGTTCCTTTCAGAAATGCAGCAGAAGCTCTAAAGTCCGATACTTTCGGAAAAAGAGTACACACCTCTTAGGGGGAACAAAACTCTGGATTTTGAAATTGAGCAAGCATTAGAGGTTGAacttttatttggctttttgtgaCTTAGGAGCAGATTAAAGTGAGAAGGAGGTATGTGAGGTAAGGGAATACTCTGTACTATTTATCGGGTACTTGAATCACAAGCCAAAAACAAACGACTCTTTAATAAGATTCATAACTACCAGGGTGCTGATTCTCTGCTCCATATGTAGCGTGACTTCA
It encodes:
- the si:ch73-70k4.1 gene encoding uncharacterized protein si:ch73-70k4.1; amino-acid sequence: MAENPAKSKLSKRKYFAKDVTEKTSSGPAGMKHALKNTKQTRSVDFESAWWNANNLSTVDNLWVLTLKSAIPYLDNQHWDQVPDLPPPSSAGTSSPQLVEHHWCDFSAEVPPFPQSRPPPASQSPDPLHPNTPQPTKPGTDTADSSFSSLICQVQEHQASVHTGSKKDDPSPTLAVSSSAREEEGRKEEEKTETRVNFLGSHPLGKEEEISEEMMGTEEDVEVKHGDTKSGAMAEEKLNSCPMCLQVFPVGFSQMDCDGHLAQCLSEMNMDMTW